A section of the Petrimonas sulfuriphila genome encodes:
- a CDS encoding response regulator transcription factor, which produces MEERILVVDDEKDICDILQFNLENEGYKVDLANSAEEALSILTDRHDLIILDVMMGGMSGFKMAERLRKEGKSVPIIFLTAKNTENDMLTGFSLGGDDYVSKPFSVKELIARVKSVLKRVRLNKKETQTLWQHEGLTIDILNNRVTIDDVEVTLTKKEFEILSLLSQTSPNVYTRSEILNQVWGDNEFVLDRTVDVHITRLRKKLGEYSSIIVNRSGFGYYLNSEPKTTE; this is translated from the coding sequence ATGGAAGAAAGAATTCTGGTTGTAGACGACGAAAAAGACATTTGCGATATTCTTCAGTTTAATCTTGAAAATGAAGGGTACAAAGTAGATTTGGCTAATTCGGCTGAAGAGGCATTGTCAATTCTTACCGACAGGCACGATCTGATTATTCTGGATGTTATGATGGGGGGGATGTCGGGTTTTAAAATGGCCGAGAGACTCAGAAAAGAAGGAAAGAGTGTCCCCATCATATTTCTGACGGCAAAAAACACCGAAAACGATATGCTGACGGGCTTCTCCTTAGGCGGTGATGATTATGTGTCTAAACCTTTTTCTGTAAAAGAACTGATTGCAAGGGTAAAATCGGTTTTAAAAAGAGTCCGTTTAAATAAGAAAGAGACGCAGACACTCTGGCAGCATGAGGGATTAACCATTGATATTCTTAATAACAGGGTGACCATAGATGATGTTGAAGTTACACTCACGAAAAAAGAGTTTGAAATTCTTTCGTTGTTGTCGCAAACCTCCCCGAACGTTTATACCCGCAGCGAAATCTTGAATCAGGTTTGGGGTGACAACGAGTTTGTTCTCGACAGAACAGTAGATGTGCACATAACTCGCCTCAGGAAAAAATTAGGCGAATATTCATCAATTATTGTAAATCGTTCAGGATTCGGATATTACCTGAATTCAGAGCCAAAAACGACAGAATGA
- a CDS encoding two-component sensor histidine kinase: MSFRLSYRKRILLYFSVIIAVFTAGIILFEQKQVRHERTKSLENMLDGNAGFIHRYIKGRHIVFPDSIQRMDELTAYLSDNLRLTIIDKTGRVMYDNLLDEKRMTNHTDRPEIQKAMVSGSGSNIRMSDSNHIRYLYYARNYDGAYFIRVALPYEVEVRPFLNSKNSFMYFIILFFIVCALMMFYFANKFSKSIKELKEFAVNLKNGRPTKTAFEFPDDEVGEVSAEIVENYNLLKENRKKLALEREKLIQHFQFSEEGIAIFSEERKKIYANSHFLQFLNVIADKPVLEDEYLFSDPDFEEIVAFLASADRTENVFSTRIEKNGKQFNIRVIIFEDKNFEIYISDITKAEKRRLLKQEMTNNIAHELRTPVTSIRGYLETILNLDPKDTDRQQVFIDRAYVQTIRLSELIQDISMLTKIEEAADRFVKEPVFIKLLLDELKSDLAHIFLEKNTTFTIEVADSVVIYGSRTLLYSIFRNLVENSLAYAGKSIQIVLRCYMETDDAVYFEFHDNGVGVEEKHLVKIFERFYRVNEGRTRDTGGSGLGLSIVKNAVLLHKGNIVAKNRPEGGLLFLITFPKIKA, from the coding sequence ATGAGTTTCCGGCTGTCATACCGAAAAAGAATCTTGCTGTACTTCTCCGTAATCATTGCAGTTTTTACGGCGGGGATTATTTTGTTTGAACAAAAGCAAGTCCGGCACGAACGTACGAAAAGCCTTGAAAATATGCTTGACGGAAATGCCGGTTTTATTCACCGCTACATAAAAGGCCGGCATATTGTATTCCCGGATAGCATACAACGGATGGATGAATTAACAGCGTATTTATCCGATAACCTACGTTTGACTATTATTGATAAGACGGGCAGAGTAATGTATGATAATCTGCTGGACGAGAAGAGGATGACTAATCATACAGACCGTCCCGAAATTCAAAAGGCAATGGTTTCAGGTAGCGGTTCCAACATACGAATGTCGGACAGTAACCATATCCGGTATTTATATTATGCCAGGAATTACGACGGAGCATATTTTATTCGCGTTGCCTTGCCCTACGAGGTGGAAGTGAGGCCGTTTCTTAATTCCAAAAACAGTTTCATGTATTTCATCATTTTGTTTTTCATTGTATGTGCGCTGATGATGTTCTATTTTGCCAATAAATTTTCCAAATCAATTAAAGAGTTAAAGGAATTTGCGGTAAACCTGAAGAATGGTAGGCCTACAAAAACAGCGTTCGAGTTTCCCGACGATGAGGTAGGAGAGGTTAGTGCCGAGATCGTGGAGAATTACAATTTATTGAAAGAAAACCGGAAAAAACTGGCTTTGGAGCGAGAAAAACTTATTCAGCATTTTCAATTTTCCGAAGAGGGGATTGCCATTTTTTCCGAAGAACGGAAGAAAATCTACGCCAACTCCCATTTTCTGCAATTTTTGAATGTTATAGCAGATAAACCCGTGTTGGAAGATGAATATTTATTTTCCGATCCTGATTTTGAAGAGATTGTTGCTTTTCTAGCTTCGGCCGACCGTACTGAAAATGTGTTCTCGACGCGTATAGAAAAAAACGGTAAGCAGTTCAATATCAGGGTTATTATTTTCGAAGATAAAAATTTTGAAATTTATATCAGCGACATTACTAAGGCTGAAAAGCGACGCTTGCTCAAGCAGGAGATGACCAACAATATCGCTCATGAACTCCGGACACCGGTTACCAGTATCCGTGGTTATCTGGAGACCATACTTAACCTTGACCCCAAAGATACAGACCGTCAGCAGGTTTTTATTGATCGAGCGTATGTTCAAACCATTCGGTTATCCGAATTAATACAGGATATAAGCATGTTGACTAAAATAGAAGAGGCTGCGGACCGGTTTGTTAAAGAACCCGTTTTTATAAAATTGCTTCTTGATGAATTGAAATCTGATTTAGCCCATATATTCCTTGAAAAAAACACCACATTTACTATCGAGGTAGCGGATAGTGTGGTTATTTATGGCAGCCGCACACTCCTGTATTCCATTTTCCGAAACCTTGTGGAAAACTCCTTAGCATATGCTGGCAAGTCTATTCAGATTGTGCTTAGGTGTTACATGGAAACTGATGATGCTGTGTACTTCGAATTTCACGATAACGGAGTTGGGGTGGAGGAGAAACACCTCGTAAAGATTTTTGAACGGTTTTACAGGGTGAACGAAGGACGTACTCGTGATACCGGCGGTTCAGGCTTAGGTTTGTCTATCGTTAAAAATGCAGTGCTTTTACACAAGGGTAACATCGTAGCCAAAAATCGCCCCGAGGGTGGGTTGCTTTTTCTCATAACTTTTCCAAAAATCAAAGCATAA